A genomic stretch from Edaphobacter aggregans includes:
- the malQ gene encoding 4-alpha-glucanotransferase yields the protein MSGEVSNQERISGVLLHVTSLPSYGGVGDLGPAAYAFVDFLAAAKQRLWQVLPLSPTGYGSSPYSALSAFAGNPLLISLERLVDEGWIAGDRIQGLPGHDGPADFEGATRLKLPLIEEAARNFLDRAPDDKRARFQKFCKSNISWLPDYAMFNVLRRRYNYVSWNEWPVEYAQRKHDAMTAVMNQFGRELAVEQAIQFFFNEQWCTLRSYCAERKIRIMGDVAIFVSYDSADVWTHPEIFELDEQRKPIRVSGVPPDYFSKTGQRWGNPLYKWGELRERGFDWWVARIRRALSLYDSIRLDHFRGFEAYWSIAAEEETAINGMWVKAPGHELFHRLKEVFGNLPFIAEDLGLITPEVDELREHYSMPGMRILQFGFSSRGSHLYLPHRFVPNTVVYTGTHDNNTTLGWWREEATPIERKNAQVYLQQIRHEGQIVWAMIRAAARSVANLCIIPMQDVLHLGSECRMNTPAAGAGNWTWRYRSDALHPDFATKLAALMEMTDRDGYEEPKEGIDAGKPVEEASKRAELGSNV from the coding sequence ATGAGTGGGGAAGTCAGCAATCAGGAGCGAATTTCAGGAGTTCTGCTGCATGTAACGTCATTGCCGTCCTATGGGGGCGTTGGCGATCTTGGCCCCGCAGCGTATGCCTTCGTCGATTTTCTCGCCGCGGCGAAGCAGCGCCTGTGGCAGGTCTTGCCCCTGAGCCCCACAGGATACGGAAGTTCACCCTACTCGGCTCTGTCGGCATTTGCAGGAAATCCGTTGCTGATCAGCCTGGAGCGGCTGGTCGACGAAGGTTGGATCGCAGGGGATCGCATTCAGGGCCTGCCGGGGCATGATGGGCCGGCGGACTTCGAAGGTGCCACCCGACTCAAGCTACCCCTGATAGAGGAGGCGGCAAGAAACTTTCTGGACCGGGCGCCGGACGATAAGCGTGCGCGGTTCCAGAAGTTCTGCAAGAGCAATATCTCGTGGCTGCCTGACTACGCCATGTTTAACGTGTTGCGACGGCGGTACAACTACGTCAGTTGGAACGAGTGGCCCGTCGAGTACGCGCAACGCAAGCACGATGCCATGACGGCAGTGATGAATCAGTTCGGCCGCGAGCTAGCTGTGGAACAGGCGATCCAGTTCTTCTTCAACGAGCAGTGGTGCACCCTCAGAAGCTACTGTGCCGAGCGCAAGATCCGCATTATGGGCGACGTGGCCATCTTCGTGAGCTACGACAGCGCCGATGTGTGGACGCATCCGGAGATATTCGAACTGGACGAGCAGCGGAAGCCAATCCGCGTGTCGGGTGTCCCTCCGGACTACTTCTCAAAGACAGGTCAGCGTTGGGGAAATCCACTCTACAAATGGGGCGAGCTGCGCGAACGTGGCTTCGACTGGTGGGTCGCGCGGATCCGTCGAGCCCTGTCGCTCTACGACTCCATTCGGCTCGATCACTTCCGTGGCTTCGAGGCCTACTGGTCGATCGCAGCCGAAGAGGAGACCGCCATCAACGGAATGTGGGTGAAAGCGCCCGGACACGAGCTCTTCCATCGGCTGAAGGAAGTCTTCGGAAACCTGCCATTCATCGCCGAAGACCTTGGCCTGATCACACCGGAGGTTGATGAACTGCGCGAGCACTACAGTATGCCGGGAATGAGAATTCTGCAGTTCGGTTTCTCGAGCCGAGGCAGTCATCTCTATCTTCCACATCGCTTCGTGCCGAACACCGTGGTGTACACCGGTACCCACGACAACAACACGACCCTGGGTTGGTGGCGTGAAGAGGCGACCCCAATCGAGCGAAAGAACGCCCAGGTTTATCTCCAGCAGATCAGACACGAAGGCCAGATTGTCTGGGCAATGATCCGTGCGGCCGCCCGTTCTGTCGCCAATCTCTGCATCATTCCCATGCAGGACGTCCTGCACTTGGGTAGTGAGTGCCGGATGAATACCCCGGCCGCTGGGGCAGGGAACTGGACGTGGCGCTACCGCTCCGATGCGCTCCATCCAGACTTCGCGACTAAGCTGGCCGCCCTCATGGAGATGACCGACCGAGACGGGTACGAGGAGCCGAAAGAGGGAATCGATGCCGGCAAGCCCGTGGAGGAAGCGTCCAAACGGGCGGAGTTGGGCTCGAACGTTTAG
- a CDS encoding O-antigen ligase family protein, which yields MQVSIYSYRMRSVLTLGALPVVTLAVCPVMDSPFYAAKFTVLLGFGAVVCLLLPKATSVSGAIHPEVDRVRHRVLPVCFGAWVLATCIATAHAHAWATAWRPMAEYGSAMAVAAALIRLSVERSKLLLWMSISASVLSCLVLAGWAGYDLPRLLTGATAPGRMRTAATLGNPLFVASFMSTAMWSVCALQRLHIVWRASLLLLILLALAATGERTAIAGLLAGATCWLASAARHRPKRAKLQIMLALIAVVALFAATQALNPRSLRTAANGRIFLWKTSLHHLPPLGAGAGSFPGHYAENIRDLAPYIPASNFVYVAFENQAHNLFVQQIVEAGPFGAIAFVGFLAVWFSSASKDRSRIEVRGALAGTAAFLASACFDNPLRRPEGVLLLACWMAVPYLCSGKHPSSTPTYSSGRSQNWTHNMLPLCSVALLIVACANAVCSYAIYSGEHAEQLAQWPQAEHWLRVALKVDPAAQDAHFDLVRVLCESGDYGACWAESERALHWVNEAELHLLRVRVLEALGRDESAQQELITARQQFPWSRELRLEQVASTSTPTFGY from the coding sequence ATGCAGGTTTCTATCTACAGCTATCGAATGCGGAGCGTATTGACGTTGGGTGCACTTCCCGTCGTCACGCTGGCTGTCTGCCCAGTCATGGATTCACCCTTCTATGCCGCCAAGTTCACCGTGCTGCTTGGCTTCGGAGCGGTGGTTTGTCTGCTGCTGCCGAAAGCGACTTCTGTCTCTGGAGCCATTCACCCTGAAGTTGATCGTGTAAGACATCGTGTTCTACCGGTCTGCTTTGGAGCCTGGGTTCTGGCAACCTGCATCGCGACGGCGCATGCGCATGCATGGGCGACGGCGTGGCGACCGATGGCTGAATATGGCTCTGCCATGGCTGTAGCTGCGGCGCTCATTCGGTTGAGCGTCGAACGCAGCAAGCTTCTATTGTGGATGTCTATCTCCGCCTCAGTGCTGTCCTGCTTGGTGCTTGCAGGCTGGGCGGGGTACGATCTGCCTCGATTACTGACTGGCGCTACCGCTCCGGGCAGGATGCGAACAGCAGCCACTCTTGGGAATCCACTATTCGTCGCGTCTTTTATGAGCACTGCGATGTGGAGCGTCTGTGCTTTGCAGAGACTTCACATAGTCTGGCGAGCTAGTCTGCTGCTTCTCATCCTACTGGCGCTCGCAGCGACTGGAGAGCGCACTGCCATAGCGGGTCTCCTGGCAGGTGCTACGTGCTGGCTGGCGTCGGCGGCACGACATAGACCAAAACGCGCGAAGCTGCAGATTATGCTCGCGCTTATCGCAGTGGTTGCCCTGTTTGCAGCAACGCAAGCACTGAATCCTCGTAGCCTAAGGACCGCTGCAAATGGACGCATCTTTCTCTGGAAGACCAGCCTTCATCATCTGCCTCCGCTCGGAGCTGGAGCCGGCAGTTTTCCCGGTCACTACGCTGAGAATATTCGCGATCTCGCGCCCTACATACCCGCTTCAAACTTCGTATACGTGGCCTTCGAAAATCAGGCGCACAACTTATTCGTACAGCAGATTGTGGAGGCAGGTCCTTTCGGGGCGATTGCCTTCGTCGGCTTTTTAGCCGTCTGGTTCAGTTCTGCATCGAAAGACCGAAGCCGGATAGAAGTCCGCGGGGCGTTGGCGGGGACGGCAGCATTTCTTGCATCTGCATGTTTCGACAATCCTTTACGCCGACCGGAAGGCGTGTTGCTTCTGGCTTGCTGGATGGCCGTGCCGTATCTGTGCAGCGGAAAGCATCCCTCGTCTACCCCAACATACTCCTCCGGGCGATCACAAAACTGGACGCATAACATGCTGCCGCTCTGCTCCGTCGCGCTTCTTATAGTCGCTTGCGCCAATGCGGTTTGCAGCTACGCGATCTATTCCGGGGAACACGCCGAACAGCTTGCCCAGTGGCCGCAAGCAGAGCACTGGTTACGGGTTGCCCTCAAGGTTGATCCTGCCGCGCAAGATGCGCACTTCGATCTGGTCCGTGTCCTTTGCGAATCGGGTGATTACGGCGCCTGCTGGGCCGAGTCGGAGCGCGCATTGCACTGGGTGAACGAAGCGGAGCTTCATCTCTTACGGGTCCGCGTTCTAGAGGCGCTAGGCCGTGACGAATCCGCGCAGCAAGAGTTGATCACCGCGCGTCAGCAATTTCCATGGTCCCGCGAACTGCGTCTGGAGCAGGTCGCATCCACTTCAACTCCCACATTTGGTTACTGA
- a CDS encoding peptidylprolyl isomerase, with protein MIRILQQDNRITKIIFAVIIGFAVVTMVITLVPGIFDNASADNPTVFATVRQPGVFGRLIGESTPIKMTEVNQLAARQLQQQRLPDFLMPYVSQRAGQILVQRAILKHEADRMNLQVSDEDLRRELQTGPFSQYLFPNGQYIGDDAYMNFVQNYFQTSRAEFESQVKSDMELNRLQALITGGVTVSDNAVREAFRVQGTKVKFDFAVISADDVRKTINPTDAQLQEFFKQNQAKYATAIPETRKIQYVAFDISNLPGGKPQISDADVLAYYNQHQNQYQVKEQVKVRHILIAVPAGSDSKTEEAAKAKAEDLLKQIKAGGNFAELATKFSDDPGSKTQGGELGWLDRGKTVPEFDKAAFTLAPGQTSDVIKTQFGFHILQVEDKKTAHLRPLSEVKAEIVPVLEQQRAGAAMQTFASQLAADAKKNGLDKAAAAHGLHVVTTDFIAKDGVIAGLADGSGLLTQAFAVVKGADPATVSTGDGFAVFQVADIRAAHAPDFADYKQHILDDYREQQVPQLLNTQLNKLADRAKVLNDLRKAAGEMNIPVKTSDLVGKDGQVPDLGAMSGPGSVAFDLPKGGISGPINAGRVGVVLSVIDRQEPTAEEIAKNFAQTREQLLDAQRKELFGVYIGNLTEKYEKGGAVRYSKKAPTVPGTPAGN; from the coding sequence ATGATTCGTATTCTGCAGCAAGACAACCGCATCACGAAGATCATCTTCGCCGTCATTATTGGGTTCGCTGTCGTCACGATGGTGATTACGCTTGTCCCTGGCATCTTTGACAATGCTTCGGCCGACAATCCTACTGTCTTTGCGACGGTGCGGCAGCCTGGAGTTTTTGGCCGCCTGATCGGCGAGAGCACACCCATCAAGATGACTGAAGTGAACCAGCTTGCCGCGCGGCAGTTGCAGCAACAGCGCCTTCCCGACTTTCTGATGCCCTACGTCTCGCAGCGGGCTGGGCAGATCCTAGTTCAGCGGGCCATCCTCAAGCACGAGGCCGACCGGATGAACCTGCAGGTTAGCGACGAAGACCTGCGCCGCGAGTTACAGACGGGGCCGTTCTCGCAATACCTGTTCCCCAACGGACAGTACATTGGCGACGACGCCTACATGAATTTCGTCCAGAACTACTTCCAGACCAGCCGCGCCGAGTTTGAGTCGCAGGTGAAGAGCGATATGGAGCTGAATCGCCTGCAGGCGCTGATCACCGGTGGAGTAACGGTGTCGGACAATGCAGTGCGCGAGGCTTTCCGGGTACAGGGAACAAAGGTGAAGTTCGACTTTGCCGTGATCTCGGCCGATGACGTGCGCAAGACGATCAACCCGACGGATGCGCAACTGCAGGAGTTCTTCAAGCAGAACCAGGCGAAGTACGCAACGGCGATTCCCGAGACGCGCAAGATTCAGTACGTGGCGTTCGATATCTCGAACCTGCCCGGCGGCAAGCCACAGATCTCTGACGCAGACGTTTTGGCCTATTACAACCAGCACCAGAATCAGTACCAGGTAAAGGAGCAGGTCAAGGTACGGCATATCTTGATTGCTGTTCCGGCAGGCTCAGACAGCAAAACAGAAGAGGCAGCGAAGGCTAAGGCCGAAGACCTGCTGAAGCAGATCAAGGCAGGCGGCAACTTTGCTGAACTCGCTACGAAGTTTTCGGATGACCCAGGCAGCAAGACCCAGGGTGGCGAACTGGGCTGGCTGGATCGCGGCAAGACGGTTCCAGAGTTCGACAAGGCGGCGTTCACATTGGCGCCCGGGCAGACTTCGGACGTGATCAAGACGCAGTTCGGCTTCCACATTCTGCAGGTTGAAGATAAGAAGACCGCGCACCTTCGCCCCCTATCTGAAGTAAAGGCAGAGATCGTTCCGGTGCTCGAACAGCAACGGGCCGGAGCGGCGATGCAGACGTTCGCGTCGCAGCTTGCAGCTGATGCCAAAAAGAACGGCCTCGATAAGGCTGCTGCGGCCCACGGGCTGCACGTCGTCACAACCGACTTTATTGCCAAGGACGGTGTTATTGCCGGGCTGGCTGACGGTTCCGGTCTGCTGACGCAGGCGTTTGCTGTGGTCAAGGGAGCCGATCCGGCTACGGTTTCGACCGGGGATGGCTTTGCCGTCTTCCAGGTAGCCGACATCAGGGCTGCACACGCTCCCGACTTTGCGGACTACAAACAGCACATCCTCGACGACTACCGCGAGCAGCAGGTTCCCCAACTGTTGAACACGCAGCTGAACAAGCTTGCCGACCGCGCCAAGGTCCTCAATGATCTGAGGAAGGCCGCCGGCGAGATGAACATTCCCGTAAAGACCAGTGATCTGGTAGGTAAAGATGGACAGGTGCCGGATCTGGGTGCAATGAGTGGTCCGGGCTCGGTGGCGTTTGATCTGCCGAAGGGAGGCATCTCGGGGCCGATCAACGCAGGTCGAGTTGGTGTGGTTCTCAGCGTAATCGACCGGCAGGAGCCAACCGCCGAAGAGATCGCAAAGAACTTTGCCCAGACTCGCGAGCAGTTGCTGGACGCGCAGCGCAAAGAGCTCTTCGGCGTATACATCGGTAACTTGACCGAGAAGTACGAGAAGGGTGGCGCGGTTCGCTACTCGAAGAAGGCGCCGACCGTTCCGGGAACTCCAGCCGGAAATTGA
- a CDS encoding DUF4870 domain-containing protein, whose protein sequence is MQCPVCNTETGSTSAFCPHCGANTGTGAAQAIAAQPSGLSDTAAGTIAYLTFIPAIIFLAMEPYNRSSYVRFHAWQSIFLGIAIIAINTILGLIPIVGWIAAPIVSLGFLILWIMVLIKASKGERYKVPFIGNFADQQAK, encoded by the coding sequence ATGCAATGTCCGGTTTGCAATACAGAGACAGGAAGCACTTCCGCATTCTGCCCACACTGCGGGGCAAATACCGGCACTGGCGCTGCCCAGGCGATAGCAGCACAACCAAGCGGACTCTCGGACACTGCAGCCGGCACTATCGCCTACCTCACATTTATTCCAGCGATCATCTTTCTAGCAATGGAGCCCTACAACCGCAGCTCTTACGTGCGGTTCCATGCATGGCAGTCGATCTTTCTTGGGATCGCCATCATCGCAATCAATACAATCCTGGGGCTGATCCCGATTGTCGGATGGATCGCAGCGCCAATCGTGAGCCTGGGGTTTTTGATTTTGTGGATCATGGTTCTCATCAAAGCCAGCAAAGGTGAGCGCTACAAGGTTCCGTTCATTGGGAACTTTGCTGATCAGCAGGCAAAGTAG
- a CDS encoding MFS transporter produces the protein MQSSGSMRAQIGTLIIATSLIQFANGFFNTFISLRVASENFGATLAGLVLSSFFAGFTLGALRCAKIIERIGHIRAYAAFAGLVVAATAAMPLKIGPLPWLLLRGVIGFGSAGVFVTTESWLNAKAQPSERGRVFSIYMVGTFLALAVGQLLIARAELEGAAPFNAIVALFAVALIMVSATRAEPPLTAAAEKLTYGELARGAPVAVVGCVVNGLVTSAFYALVPAWMQDKGVDRGHIALFMLVAVVGGLAFQVPVGRISDRFDRRIVLSVLGLGFAGAAAALVLLPRSSPMILPTAAVLGGFMSTLYPVCVANAHDRMPADRVVAVSGQLILVSGLGSVLGPLIGTSLMARFDIDGVFYFMAAAALLLALVAASGSLMMRAPRHLRRPFEILTPLAAPLAQDSLGCSDDDPFSVDSIEVGSKEH, from the coding sequence ATGCAGTCGAGTGGCTCGATGCGCGCGCAGATCGGAACGCTCATCATCGCGACGAGCCTCATCCAGTTTGCAAACGGATTCTTCAACACGTTCATTTCCTTGCGAGTGGCGAGCGAGAATTTTGGCGCGACCCTGGCCGGTCTCGTGCTCAGCAGCTTTTTCGCCGGCTTCACGCTGGGCGCGTTGCGCTGCGCGAAGATTATCGAGCGTATCGGACACATTCGCGCCTATGCAGCCTTCGCCGGTCTGGTTGTCGCGGCGACTGCGGCGATGCCACTAAAAATCGGGCCGTTGCCCTGGTTGCTTCTGCGCGGGGTCATCGGGTTTGGTAGTGCCGGGGTTTTTGTCACGACGGAGAGTTGGCTCAATGCTAAGGCCCAGCCATCGGAGCGCGGGCGGGTTTTCTCGATCTACATGGTAGGCACCTTCTTGGCTCTTGCAGTCGGCCAACTTTTAATAGCCCGAGCCGAGCTTGAGGGAGCAGCACCATTCAATGCGATCGTCGCCCTGTTCGCTGTGGCGTTGATCATGGTAAGCGCGACTCGAGCCGAGCCTCCCCTGACAGCCGCCGCAGAGAAGCTGACTTACGGCGAACTCGCCCGTGGAGCGCCTGTCGCTGTCGTCGGCTGCGTAGTGAATGGGCTTGTAACCAGTGCGTTCTATGCACTCGTTCCGGCGTGGATGCAAGATAAGGGCGTTGATCGCGGCCATATCGCACTATTCATGCTCGTAGCTGTGGTCGGCGGCCTTGCGTTTCAAGTCCCGGTAGGACGGATCTCGGATCGCTTCGACCGGCGGATCGTACTATCGGTACTAGGCCTCGGCTTCGCAGGTGCGGCCGCTGCACTCGTCTTGCTTCCCCGCTCCTCCCCAATGATTTTGCCGACCGCAGCCGTGCTCGGCGGCTTTATGTCGACCCTCTACCCGGTCTGTGTAGCCAACGCGCACGACCGCATGCCGGCCGATAGGGTCGTAGCGGTAAGTGGTCAACTCATTCTGGTGAGCGGGCTCGGCTCAGTGCTCGGCCCTCTTATCGGCACGAGCCTCATGGCGCGATTCGATATCGACGGGGTGTTCTACTTTATGGCCGCCGCAGCGCTCCTTTTGGCACTCGTCGCCGCAAGCGGAAGCTTGATGATGAGGGCGCCGCGACACCTGCGACGACCTTTCGAGATTTTGACGCCGTTGGCAGCACCTCTCGCACAGGATTCGCTCGGTTGCTCCGACGACGACCCCTTCTCGGTGGACTCTATCGAGGTAGGCTCGAAGGAACACTGA
- a CDS encoding efflux RND transporter periplasmic adaptor subunit, producing the protein MPIGKAQLGLTVALSIACLVVGCSSGPSNAPEEARPVKTMVVAAGDTPTVRSFPGRVEASKMVDLAFQVSGVLVKLPFREGERASKGAMIAQLRQDEFQARLQTVQATLDQARAQLGASESRLANAKTESERFGRLVDSSAVSRSDYDQAQTTYRAAQEDYTGQQAGIRGLEGRLAEAKLQFGDSTLRAPYDGVVAQRLVDVGQNIVANNPVIRFQNVNDIDIVADVPEGFIAADIRSSNIQQSVAELSTAPGRQFPVHIKEVAQIADPRTQIFEVRFALKAPPGITALPGMTATVTITTRGSRTPGNLLLVPVSAISKQETGEQVVWVLGSDQTVHRRPVKMGAPTGDRIEISGGVQPGDRIVVAGASFLREGMKVRDLGDALGGGQ; encoded by the coding sequence ATGCCTATAGGGAAGGCGCAGCTGGGGCTGACGGTCGCTTTGTCAATAGCCTGTCTCGTTGTCGGATGTTCGTCCGGTCCTTCGAATGCTCCCGAGGAGGCCCGGCCCGTCAAGACGATGGTCGTGGCAGCCGGCGATACACCGACTGTGCGATCCTTCCCCGGACGGGTCGAAGCGTCGAAGATGGTCGACCTCGCATTCCAGGTATCCGGCGTACTCGTCAAACTGCCATTCAGAGAGGGAGAGCGAGCCTCCAAGGGCGCGATGATCGCCCAACTCCGGCAGGACGAATTTCAAGCCCGTCTGCAGACCGTGCAGGCCACACTCGACCAGGCCCGTGCTCAGTTGGGCGCATCCGAATCAAGACTCGCGAACGCCAAAACAGAATCGGAACGCTTCGGACGCCTTGTCGACTCCAGCGCCGTATCACGGTCTGATTACGATCAAGCTCAAACAACCTACCGCGCGGCCCAGGAAGATTACACCGGCCAACAGGCAGGAATTCGCGGACTCGAAGGCCGCCTGGCAGAGGCGAAGCTCCAGTTTGGCGACAGTACTCTGCGCGCTCCCTACGACGGCGTGGTCGCCCAGCGGCTCGTTGACGTGGGACAAAACATCGTCGCAAACAATCCCGTCATCCGCTTTCAGAATGTCAACGACATTGACATCGTCGCGGACGTGCCGGAAGGATTCATAGCCGCCGATATTCGCTCGTCCAACATTCAGCAGAGCGTCGCAGAACTCAGCACAGCGCCTGGGCGGCAGTTTCCAGTACACATCAAAGAGGTCGCACAGATAGCGGACCCGAGGACTCAGATCTTCGAAGTTCGCTTTGCTCTGAAGGCTCCTCCTGGCATCACGGCGCTTCCCGGCATGACGGCCACCGTTACCATCACCACCCGAGGATCCAGAACTCCGGGCAACCTCCTTCTTGTGCCAGTCTCGGCCATCTCCAAGCAGGAAACTGGCGAGCAGGTGGTGTGGGTCCTTGGGTCAGATCAAACTGTCCATCGCCGACCGGTAAAGATGGGCGCTCCTACTGGCGACAGGATTGAAATCTCTGGCGGGGTGCAACCGGGCGACCGCATCGTTGTGGCGGGAGCGTCATTCCTGCGCGAAGGCATGAAGGTTCGCGATCTGGGCGACGCGCTTGGAGGCGGCCAATAA
- a CDS encoding ABC transporter permease, producing MRALLDIFAQVFRSIGANKLRSFLTMFGIAWGVASLLLLIGLGEGFRSGQRRSLSEIGTDFIMMFGGTIPALPGQHTGMQPYKLTLSDANAIRAEAQHVRNTTALINRGDLKEVSEFSSAGGPVMGVEVNFPEIRHLPIAQGRFLNEDDLAQSRQVVVLGQKNNKLLFPGRPSLGAYITLNGYRFQVIGVANKIGRGNNDSDNQKIYIPLSTMMELFAMKGDNIPQDSIYSIQYQPLTPDQNETAKAEVHKIIGRRHGFDPNLTDAFEEWDTIKSQRTVGVIFTAMDVFLGGVGIVTLALGAVGIINIMLVTVTERTREIGLRKALGATNRSILMQFFLEGLLLTAISGMIGIIGAGGLMFLLGQALGDNQMGFDPPRLVPWSAAMAMVTLTLCGVVAGLYPATKAAMLQPVEALRKE from the coding sequence ATGCGCGCGCTTCTCGACATCTTCGCCCAGGTCTTCCGCTCGATCGGGGCCAATAAATTGCGGTCGTTTCTGACAATGTTCGGGATCGCATGGGGTGTCGCGTCACTGCTGTTGTTGATCGGCTTGGGGGAGGGTTTCCGCTCTGGGCAGCGCAGAAGTCTGTCGGAGATTGGCACAGACTTCATCATGATGTTTGGAGGCACAATCCCAGCGCTGCCAGGTCAGCATACGGGAATGCAGCCGTACAAACTGACACTGAGTGATGCGAATGCGATCCGTGCCGAAGCCCAGCATGTTCGCAATACGACTGCGCTGATCAATCGAGGAGACCTGAAGGAAGTCAGCGAGTTCTCGAGCGCAGGTGGGCCCGTAATGGGCGTCGAGGTGAACTTCCCTGAGATTCGCCACCTCCCCATTGCCCAGGGACGATTCCTTAACGAGGACGATCTGGCGCAGAGCCGGCAAGTTGTTGTACTCGGGCAAAAGAACAACAAGCTTCTGTTCCCCGGACGTCCATCGTTGGGCGCATACATTACTCTGAACGGCTACCGCTTCCAGGTGATCGGCGTCGCAAATAAGATTGGTCGCGGCAACAACGATAGCGACAACCAGAAGATCTACATTCCCCTGTCGACGATGATGGAGTTGTTCGCGATGAAGGGCGACAACATTCCACAGGATTCGATCTACTCGATCCAGTACCAGCCATTGACTCCGGACCAGAACGAGACCGCAAAGGCCGAGGTTCACAAGATTATTGGGCGCAGACACGGATTTGACCCGAACCTAACCGATGCATTCGAAGAGTGGGACACAATCAAATCACAGCGCACCGTCGGCGTAATCTTCACCGCAATGGATGTGTTCCTCGGCGGCGTCGGGATCGTAACGCTTGCGCTCGGCGCTGTCGGCATCATCAACATCATGCTGGTGACGGTGACGGAGCGGACACGCGAGATCGGTTTGCGTAAAGCTCTGGGAGCAACTAATCGAAGCATCCTGATGCAGTTCTTCCTGGAGGGCCTGCTACTGACGGCGATCAGCGGAATGATCGGCATCATAGGCGCGGGCGGACTCATGTTCCTGCTTGGCCAGGCCCTTGGCGACAACCAGATGGGATTCGATCCGCCGCGGCTCGTTCCGTGGTCGGCCGCGATGGCGATGGTCACACTGACGCTCTGTGGAGTCGTCGCCGGGCTCTACCCCGCAACTAAAGCTGCGATGCTGCAGCCCGTTGAAGCGCTGCGAAAGGAGTAG
- a CDS encoding 3-hydroxyacyl-CoA dehydrogenase NAD-binding domain-containing protein: MTETAAPEPSFVIRTVAVIGAGEAGRSFAMACAAAGLYVVLEDVMPAKLRRAEAEYADASLSGAYGALELASTVEDAVREADIAVDFVPDELESKLEIFSMIDRMAPPKTILCTPSYALSITDLASCVYRPDRCVAVRGKLIGGNGSAVRLLYPVSATTQTLVAVGGFLRAMGLNVQQEPDPDVPVLMKNAVRTI; this comes from the coding sequence GTGACCGAGACGGCAGCACCCGAACCCTCGTTCGTTATACGGACGGTTGCGGTCATCGGGGCTGGGGAGGCAGGCCGCAGCTTCGCAATGGCGTGTGCTGCGGCTGGTCTCTACGTTGTATTGGAAGACGTAATGCCTGCGAAACTCAGGCGAGCTGAAGCCGAGTACGCCGATGCTAGCCTCAGCGGAGCCTACGGGGCACTGGAGCTGGCTTCGACCGTTGAGGACGCCGTGCGCGAGGCTGACATCGCCGTCGACTTCGTTCCGGACGAACTGGAATCAAAGCTGGAGATATTCAGCATGATCGACCGCATGGCGCCCCCGAAGACCATCCTATGCACGCCAAGCTACGCGCTGAGCATCACCGATCTCGCATCCTGCGTCTACCGGCCCGACCGATGCGTTGCGGTGAGGGGGAAGCTAATCGGTGGAAATGGCAGCGCGGTTAGGCTGCTATATCCGGTGAGCGCGACGACGCAGACGCTGGTAGCGGTCGGAGGTTTTCTACGTGCGATGGGCCTAAACGTGCAACAAGAGCCGGATCCTGACGTTCCCGTCCTGATGAAAAACGCGGTGAGGACCATCTAA